The Azospirillum baldaniorum genome contains a region encoding:
- a CDS encoding thiamine phosphate synthase — MMAIPSPRLLAITDRRQAAQPLPDLAARLFAGGLRWLSLREKDLDESRQIALAHALVERARPWGAVVTLHGDPDLALAAGTDGVHLPEGADVAAARRRLGPGALVGLSTHDAEGIRRAVAGGADYVTLSPVFPSPSKPGYGPPIGTEALRRLAAEAPLPIIALGGVESGTVGDCLAAGAAGVAVMGTAMRTPDRLPDLLKALKGGQP, encoded by the coding sequence ATGATGGCGATCCCGAGTCCCCGCCTCCTGGCGATTACGGACCGGCGGCAGGCGGCGCAGCCCCTGCCGGATCTGGCGGCGCGCCTGTTCGCCGGCGGGCTGCGTTGGCTGTCGCTGCGCGAAAAGGATCTGGACGAGTCGCGGCAGATCGCCCTGGCGCATGCGCTGGTGGAGCGGGCGCGGCCCTGGGGGGCGGTGGTCACGCTGCACGGCGATCCGGATCTGGCGCTGGCCGCCGGTACGGATGGTGTGCATCTGCCGGAGGGGGCCGATGTGGCGGCCGCACGGCGGCGGCTCGGCCCCGGCGCCTTGGTCGGGCTCTCGACCCATGACGCGGAGGGGATTCGGCGGGCCGTGGCGGGCGGGGCGGATTACGTCACGCTGTCGCCCGTCTTTCCGTCGCCGAGCAAGCCGGGCTACGGCCCGCCGATCGGGACGGAGGCGCTGAGACGCTTGGCCGCGGAGGCTCCGCTGCCCATCATCGCGCTTGGCGGCGTGGAGTCGGGCACTGTTGGAGACTGTCTGGCCGCGGGAGCCGCCGGAGTGGCGGTCATGGGCACGGCGATGCGGACACCGGACCGCCTGCCCGATCTGCTCAAGGCATTGAAAGGCGGACAACCGTAA
- a CDS encoding glycerate kinase type-2 family protein gives MTTTDPRALLTDMFRAAVASAQPALCVPPHLPEPPKGRTVVVGAGKAAASMAKAVEDHWKGPLSGLVVTRYGHNVPCERIEVVEASHPVPDEAGQQAAKRILDIAASLGPDDLMLCLISGGGSALLALPAPGISMADKQAVSKALLRSGANITEMNCVRKHLSAIKGGRLAAATKARVVSLVISDVPGDDLSVIASGPTVPDPTSYADALAVLEKYGISPPQPVMDHLLAGRDESPKPGDPRLERVSTILVATPQMALERAAEVARKAGVTPVILGNALEGESREVALVHAGIARQIVEHDQPAAKPCVLLSGGETTVTVRGKGRGGRNAEFLLALTVALDGMKGVHALAADTDGIDGTEDNAGALLSPDTLARAAEAGVNAKERLADNDGYSFFSALGDLLVTGPTLTNVNDFRAVLVV, from the coding sequence ATGACGACCACCGATCCCCGCGCGCTCCTGACCGACATGTTCCGCGCCGCCGTCGCTTCGGCGCAGCCGGCGCTGTGCGTGCCGCCGCATCTTCCGGAACCGCCGAAGGGCCGCACGGTCGTCGTCGGTGCCGGCAAGGCCGCGGCCTCCATGGCGAAGGCGGTTGAGGATCACTGGAAGGGTCCGCTGTCCGGTCTGGTCGTCACCCGCTACGGCCACAACGTGCCCTGCGAGCGGATCGAGGTGGTCGAGGCGTCGCACCCCGTCCCCGACGAGGCCGGCCAGCAGGCGGCAAAGCGCATCCTCGACATCGCCGCCTCGCTCGGCCCCGACGACCTGATGCTCTGCCTGATCTCCGGCGGCGGCTCCGCCCTGCTCGCCCTGCCCGCGCCCGGCATCTCCATGGCCGACAAGCAGGCGGTGTCCAAGGCGCTGCTCCGCTCCGGCGCGAACATCACCGAGATGAACTGCGTGCGCAAGCACCTGTCCGCCATCAAGGGCGGGCGACTGGCCGCGGCGACCAAGGCGCGGGTGGTCTCGCTGGTCATCTCCGACGTGCCGGGCGACGATCTGTCGGTGATCGCCTCCGGCCCCACCGTCCCCGACCCGACCAGCTACGCCGACGCGCTGGCCGTGCTGGAGAAATACGGGATCAGCCCGCCGCAGCCGGTCATGGACCATCTGCTGGCCGGGCGCGACGAGAGCCCGAAGCCCGGCGACCCGCGGTTGGAGCGCGTCAGCACGATCCTCGTCGCCACCCCGCAGATGGCGCTGGAGCGCGCGGCAGAGGTCGCCCGCAAGGCCGGCGTCACTCCGGTCATCCTCGGCAACGCGCTGGAGGGTGAGTCGCGCGAGGTGGCGCTCGTCCATGCCGGCATCGCCCGCCAGATCGTCGAGCACGACCAGCCGGCGGCCAAGCCCTGCGTCCTGCTGTCCGGCGGCGAGACCACGGTGACCGTGCGCGGCAAGGGCCGCGGCGGGCGCAACGCCGAGTTCCTGCTGGCGCTGACCGTGGCGCTGGACGGGATGAAGGGCGTGCATGCCCTGGCCGCCGACACCGACGGCATCGACGGGACGGAGGACAACGCCGGCGCCCTGCTCTCCCCCGACACGCTGGCCCGCGCCGCCGAGGCCGGCGTCAACGCCAAGGAACGGCTGGCCGACAACGACGGCTACAGCTTCTTCAGCGCGCTCGGCGACCTGCTGGTGACCGGGCCGACCCTGACCAACGTCAACGACTTTCGCGCGGTTCTGGTCGTGTAA
- the pyk gene encoding pyruvate kinase: MQRNRSTKIVATLGPASSTYSQIFALAEAGVDVFRLNASHGTQRDHAERYRQIRAVEETVGRPIGVLLDLQGPKLRVGTFKEVAVILAGGDRFRLDLDPTPGDRSRVCVPHPEIFASLEPGHELLLNDGRMRLRVLSCGPDHAETEVMVGGTLSDRKGMNVPGTTLALSALSEKDRSDLQFGLTLGVDWIGLSFVQRPEDILEARALIGDRAHIMTKVEKPAALPRLEEIIALSDAVMVARGDLGVELPPEDVPGLQKRMIRLSRAAGKPVIVATQMLESMITEPTPTRAEASDVATAVYDGSDAVMLSAESASGKHPVEAVAMMDRIIRRVERDPLYRRIMDSEHPSPEATTPDALSAAARQIAETISAAGIATFTSTGSTARRASRERPTVPILGLSAERGTARLLSLAWGVHPVWTADVANFAEMVERASLVAAQEGIGAPGQSLIVTAGVPFGTPGTTNSLRVVTIAANGLNSASETAAVKTHVPA; the protein is encoded by the coding sequence ATGCAGCGCAACCGCAGCACCAAGATCGTCGCCACTCTGGGGCCGGCCAGCTCGACCTACAGCCAGATTTTCGCCCTCGCCGAGGCCGGCGTGGATGTCTTCCGCCTGAACGCCAGCCACGGCACGCAGCGCGACCACGCCGAACGCTACCGCCAGATCCGCGCGGTCGAGGAGACGGTCGGGCGCCCCATCGGCGTGCTTCTCGATCTTCAGGGTCCGAAGCTGCGCGTCGGCACCTTCAAGGAGGTGGCGGTGATCCTGGCCGGCGGCGACCGCTTCCGCCTCGACCTCGACCCGACCCCCGGCGACCGCAGCCGCGTCTGCGTCCCGCATCCGGAGATCTTCGCCAGCCTGGAGCCGGGGCACGAGCTTCTGCTGAACGACGGGCGCATGCGCCTGCGCGTGCTGAGCTGCGGGCCGGACCACGCGGAGACCGAGGTCATGGTCGGCGGCACCCTGTCCGACCGCAAGGGCATGAACGTCCCCGGCACCACGCTGGCCCTCAGCGCCCTGTCGGAGAAGGACCGCAGCGACCTGCAGTTCGGCCTGACGCTGGGCGTGGACTGGATCGGCCTCAGCTTCGTGCAACGGCCCGAGGACATCCTGGAGGCGCGCGCCCTGATCGGCGACCGCGCCCACATCATGACCAAGGTGGAGAAGCCCGCCGCCCTGCCCCGGCTGGAGGAGATCATCGCCCTGTCGGACGCGGTGATGGTGGCCCGCGGCGACCTCGGCGTGGAACTGCCGCCCGAGGACGTGCCCGGCCTGCAGAAGCGGATGATCCGCCTGAGCCGCGCCGCCGGCAAGCCGGTGATCGTCGCCACGCAGATGCTGGAATCCATGATCACTGAGCCGACGCCGACGCGCGCCGAGGCGTCGGACGTGGCGACCGCCGTCTATGACGGGTCGGACGCCGTGATGCTGTCGGCGGAATCGGCATCGGGCAAGCATCCGGTGGAGGCCGTGGCGATGATGGACCGCATCATCCGCCGGGTCGAGCGCGATCCGCTCTACCGCCGCATCATGGACTCCGAGCATCCGAGCCCGGAGGCGACCACCCCGGATGCCCTGTCCGCCGCGGCGCGCCAGATCGCCGAGACCATCTCGGCCGCCGGCATCGCCACCTTCACCAGCACCGGCTCGACCGCGCGGCGCGCCTCGCGCGAGCGGCCGACCGTGCCGATCCTCGGCCTCAGCGCCGAACGCGGGACTGCCCGCCTGCTGTCGCTGGCCTGGGGCGTGCATCCGGTCTGGACCGCCGACGTGGCGAATTTCGCGGAGATGGTCGAGCGGGCGAGCCTCGTCGCCGCGCAGGAGGGCATCGGCGCCCCCGGCCAGTCCCTGATCGTGACGGCGGGTGTCCCCTTCGGAACGCCCGGCACCACCAACAGCCTGCGCGTGGTCACGATCGCCGCGAACGGTCTGAACAGCGCTTCCGAAACCGCCGCGGTCAAGACCCACGTGCCGGCCTGA
- the thiC gene encoding phosphomethylpyrimidine synthase ThiC: MPDTLPSASKDAAPSDHFSVTTGPLPSSSKVHVAGERFPDLRVAMRDIHVGGGEPPVRVYDTSGPYSDPAVQTDIRRGLAELRRSWIEARGDVEAYEGREVRPEDDGLRVGETRAVPVFDRAGRRPLRGKPGRTVTQMAYARAGIVTPEMEYIAVRENLGRQRLAEAAARDGDDFGASIPDHVTPEFVRDEVARGRAIIPSNINHPESEPMIIGRNFLTKINANIGNSAVASSVGEEVDKMVWSIRWGADTVMDLSTGRNIHTTREWILRNSPVPIGTVPIYQALEKVGGKAEDLTWEIFRDTLIEQAEQGVDYFTIHAGIRLAHIPLTAKRTTGIVSRGGSIMAKWCLSHHRESFLYERFEEICEIMKAYDVAFSLGDGLRPGSIADANDAAQFAELETLGELTKIAWKHDVQVMIEGPGHVPMHKIKANVDKQLALCGEAPFYTLGPLTTDIAPGYDHITSAIGAAMIGWFGTAMLCYVTPKEHLGLPDRDDVKVGVVTYKIAAHAADLAKGHPGAQERDDALSRARFEFRWRDQFHLSLDPETAERFHDQTLPAEGAKVAHFCSMCGPKFCSMKITQEVRDYANSGMAEMSESFRAKGGEIYLEEGQAAD, translated from the coding sequence ATGCCCGACACTCTTCCCTCCGCTTCGAAAGACGCCGCGCCGTCCGACCATTTCTCGGTGACGACCGGCCCGCTGCCGTCGTCCAGCAAGGTCCATGTGGCCGGGGAGCGCTTCCCCGACCTGCGCGTGGCGATGCGCGACATCCATGTCGGCGGCGGCGAGCCGCCGGTGCGCGTCTACGACACCTCCGGCCCCTACAGCGATCCCGCGGTGCAGACCGACATCCGCCGCGGCCTAGCGGAGCTGCGCCGTTCCTGGATCGAGGCCCGCGGCGACGTCGAGGCCTATGAGGGCCGCGAGGTCCGTCCGGAGGACGACGGGCTGCGCGTCGGCGAGACGCGCGCCGTGCCCGTCTTCGACCGCGCCGGGCGCCGTCCGCTGCGCGGCAAGCCGGGCCGGACGGTCACGCAGATGGCCTACGCCCGCGCCGGCATCGTCACGCCGGAGATGGAGTACATCGCCGTCCGCGAAAATCTGGGCCGCCAGCGGCTGGCCGAGGCGGCGGCGCGGGATGGTGACGATTTCGGCGCCTCCATCCCCGACCATGTGACGCCGGAGTTCGTCCGCGACGAAGTGGCGCGCGGGCGGGCGATCATCCCGTCCAACATCAACCACCCCGAATCGGAGCCGATGATCATCGGCCGCAACTTCCTCACCAAGATCAACGCGAACATCGGCAACTCCGCCGTCGCGTCCTCGGTGGGGGAGGAGGTCGACAAGATGGTCTGGTCGATCCGCTGGGGCGCCGACACCGTGATGGACCTGTCCACCGGCCGCAACATCCACACCACCCGTGAATGGATCCTGCGCAACAGCCCGGTCCCCATCGGCACCGTGCCGATCTATCAGGCGCTGGAGAAGGTGGGCGGCAAGGCCGAGGACCTGACCTGGGAGATCTTCCGCGACACGCTGATCGAGCAGGCGGAGCAGGGGGTGGATTACTTCACCATCCACGCCGGCATCCGTCTGGCGCACATCCCGCTAACCGCGAAGCGCACCACCGGCATCGTGTCGCGCGGCGGCTCGATCATGGCGAAATGGTGCCTGTCCCACCACCGCGAGAGCTTCCTCTACGAGCGGTTCGAGGAGATCTGCGAGATCATGAAGGCGTACGACGTCGCCTTCTCGCTGGGCGACGGCTTGCGCCCCGGTTCCATCGCCGACGCCAACGACGCCGCCCAGTTCGCCGAGCTGGAGACGCTGGGCGAGCTGACCAAGATCGCCTGGAAGCACGATGTGCAGGTGATGATCGAGGGGCCGGGCCATGTGCCCATGCACAAGATCAAGGCCAACGTCGACAAGCAGCTGGCGCTGTGCGGCGAGGCGCCCTTCTACACGCTCGGGCCGCTGACCACGGACATCGCGCCGGGTTACGACCACATCACCAGCGCCATCGGCGCCGCCATGATCGGCTGGTTCGGCACGGCGATGCTCTGCTACGTCACGCCGAAGGAGCATCTGGGGCTGCCGGACCGCGACGACGTCAAGGTGGGCGTGGTCACCTACAAGATCGCCGCCCACGCCGCTGACCTCGCCAAGGGCCATCCCGGCGCCCAGGAACGCGACGACGCCCTGTCGCGCGCCCGCTTCGAGTTCCGCTGGCGCGACCAGTTCCACCTGTCGCTCGACCCTGAGACGGCGGAGCGCTTCCACGATCAGACCTTGCCGGCGGAGGGGGCGAAGGTCGCGCATTTCTGTTCGATGTGCGGGCCGAAGTTCTGCTCGATGAAGATCACGCAGGAGGTGCGGGACTACGCCAACTCCGGCATGGCCGAGATGTCGGAGAGCTTCCGCGCCAAGGGCGGGGAGATTTATTTGGAGGAGGGGCAGGCGGCGGACTGA
- the gcl gene encoding glyoxylate carboligase, whose amino-acid sequence MARMMAIEAAVHVLEKEGVSVCFGVPGAAINPFYAALQRNGRIGHVLARHVEGASHMAEGYTRAKAGNIGVCIGTSGPAGTDMITGLYSASADSIPILCITGQAPRARLHKEDFQAVDIPSIAKPVAKWAVTVLEPGQVPYAFQQAFHLMRSGRPGPVLLDLPIDVQMAEIEFDPDAYEPLPTYKPAATRAQVEKALAMLNAAERPLLVAGGGIINADASDRLVEFAEIAGLPVIPTLMAWGAIPDDHPLMAGMVGLQTAHRYGNAAMLASDFVLGIGNRWANRHTGSVDVYTKGRKFVHVDIEPTQIGRVFAPDLGIVSDAGAALDLFIEVAKEWKAAGKLRDWSEWVKTCQVRKRSMLRRSDFANVPIKPQRVYQEMNSAFGEDVCYVSTIGLSQIAGAQFLHVYKPRHWINCGQAGPLGWTLPAALGVRVADPKRKIVALSGDYDFQFLIEELAVGAQFKLPYIHVLVNNSYLGLIRQAQRAFQMDFQVQLSFENINAPEIGVYGVDHVAVAEGLGCKAIRVTDPDNLQSAFAQAQQWMDEFQVPVVVEVILERVTNIAMGTEINNITEFEDVLDVPADEPELVRV is encoded by the coding sequence ATGGCTAGGATGATGGCGATTGAAGCGGCGGTGCATGTCCTGGAAAAGGAAGGCGTGTCCGTTTGCTTTGGCGTCCCCGGAGCGGCCATCAATCCGTTCTACGCGGCGCTGCAACGCAACGGCCGCATCGGCCACGTTCTTGCGCGCCATGTCGAGGGCGCGTCGCATATGGCCGAGGGCTACACGCGCGCCAAGGCCGGCAACATCGGCGTCTGCATCGGCACCTCCGGCCCCGCCGGCACCGATATGATCACGGGCCTCTATTCGGCCTCCGCCGACTCCATTCCGATCCTGTGCATCACCGGCCAGGCGCCGCGCGCCCGCCTGCACAAGGAGGATTTCCAGGCCGTGGACATCCCGTCCATCGCCAAGCCGGTCGCCAAGTGGGCGGTCACCGTGCTGGAGCCGGGGCAGGTCCCCTACGCCTTCCAGCAAGCCTTCCACCTGATGCGCTCCGGCCGGCCCGGCCCGGTGCTGCTCGACCTGCCGATCGACGTGCAGATGGCCGAGATCGAGTTCGATCCCGACGCCTACGAGCCGCTGCCCACCTACAAGCCGGCGGCGACCCGAGCCCAGGTGGAAAAGGCGCTGGCCATGCTGAACGCGGCAGAGCGTCCGCTGCTGGTGGCCGGCGGCGGCATCATCAACGCCGACGCCAGCGACCGTCTGGTCGAGTTCGCCGAGATCGCCGGCCTGCCGGTCATCCCGACCCTGATGGCCTGGGGCGCCATTCCGGACGATCACCCGCTGATGGCCGGCATGGTCGGTTTGCAGACCGCCCACCGCTACGGCAACGCCGCCATGCTGGCGTCCGACTTCGTGCTGGGCATCGGCAACCGCTGGGCCAACCGCCACACCGGATCGGTCGACGTCTACACCAAGGGCCGCAAGTTCGTGCATGTGGACATCGAGCCGACCCAGATCGGCCGCGTCTTCGCGCCGGACCTGGGCATCGTGTCCGACGCCGGGGCGGCGCTCGACCTCTTCATCGAGGTGGCGAAGGAGTGGAAGGCCGCCGGCAAGCTGCGCGACTGGTCGGAGTGGGTGAAGACCTGCCAAGTCCGCAAGCGCTCCATGCTGCGCCGGTCCGACTTCGCCAACGTGCCGATCAAGCCGCAGCGCGTCTATCAGGAGATGAACAGCGCCTTCGGCGAGGACGTCTGCTACGTCTCGACCATCGGCCTGTCGCAGATCGCCGGCGCGCAGTTCCTGCACGTCTACAAGCCGCGCCATTGGATCAATTGCGGTCAGGCCGGCCCGCTCGGCTGGACCCTGCCGGCGGCGCTCGGCGTGCGGGTGGCCGATCCGAAGCGCAAGATCGTCGCGCTGTCCGGCGACTACGACTTCCAGTTCCTGATTGAGGAGCTGGCGGTGGGCGCCCAGTTCAAGCTGCCCTACATCCACGTCCTGGTGAACAACAGCTACCTCGGGCTGATCCGGCAGGCGCAGCGCGCCTTCCAGATGGACTTCCAAGTCCAGCTCTCCTTCGAGAACATCAACGCCCCGGAGATCGGCGTCTACGGCGTGGACCACGTCGCGGTGGCCGAGGGTCTGGGCTGCAAGGCCATCCGCGTCACCGACCCGGACAACCTGCAATCCGCCTTCGCGCAGGCGCAGCAGTGGATGGACGAGTTCCAGGTCCCGGTGGTCGTCGAGGTCATCCTGGAGCGCGTCACCAACATCGCCATGGGCACGGAGATCAACAACATCACCGAGTTCGAGGACGTGCTGGACGTGCCCGCGGACGAGCCGGAGCTGGTGCGGGTCTGA
- the oxlT gene encoding oxalate/formate MFS antiporter, with the protein MRQTGAQSALPVGGRWMQLLAGVICMSMIANLQYGWTLFVEPIDDKHGWGRAAIQVAFTIFIVTETWLVPVEGWFVDRFGPRIVVLFGSVLCAASWALNAVADSLLVLYVAAAIGGIGAGAVYGTCVGNALKWFPDRRGLAAGITAAGFGAGSALTVVPIATMIETSGYEATFMAFGLGQGLVVFALAWLLVAPPSAPLARGGFATPPAQRQYTPSQMVRTPVFWVMYAMFVMVAGGGLMATAQLGPIAQDFGLAHAPVSILGLTLPALTFALSIDRVLNGLTRPFFGWVSDHIGRENTMFIAFAIEAVGIVALSLYGRDPVAFVLLTGLVFFAWGEIYSLFPACCADTFGSKFAASNAGLLYTAKGTAALLIPFANIIADATGSWHAVFLLAAAVNALAAVLALFVLRPMRNRMAAESLDARSGRSVTATP; encoded by the coding sequence ATGCGCCAAACCGGTGCGCAAAGCGCCCTGCCTGTCGGCGGGCGTTGGATGCAGTTGCTTGCCGGCGTCATCTGCATGTCGATGATCGCCAATCTGCAGTACGGATGGACCCTCTTCGTCGAACCCATCGACGACAAGCACGGCTGGGGCCGTGCGGCCATCCAGGTGGCCTTCACCATCTTCATCGTCACCGAAACATGGCTGGTGCCCGTCGAGGGCTGGTTCGTGGATCGCTTCGGCCCGCGGATCGTCGTGCTGTTCGGCTCGGTGCTCTGCGCCGCCTCCTGGGCGCTGAACGCGGTGGCGGACTCGCTGCTCGTGCTCTACGTCGCGGCGGCCATCGGCGGCATCGGGGCGGGCGCCGTCTACGGCACCTGCGTCGGCAACGCGCTGAAATGGTTTCCCGACCGGCGCGGTCTGGCCGCCGGCATCACCGCGGCGGGCTTCGGAGCCGGCTCCGCCCTGACGGTGGTGCCCATCGCCACGATGATCGAGACCTCGGGCTACGAGGCGACCTTCATGGCCTTCGGGCTGGGACAGGGGCTGGTGGTCTTCGCGCTCGCCTGGCTGCTGGTCGCCCCGCCGTCCGCTCCGCTCGCCCGCGGCGGCTTCGCCACCCCGCCCGCGCAGCGGCAATACACGCCGAGCCAGATGGTCCGCACGCCGGTCTTCTGGGTCATGTACGCCATGTTCGTGATGGTGGCCGGCGGCGGGCTGATGGCGACGGCCCAGCTCGGCCCGATCGCCCAGGATTTCGGGCTGGCCCACGCGCCGGTCAGCATCCTCGGCCTGACCCTGCCCGCCCTGACCTTCGCCCTGTCCATCGACCGGGTGCTGAACGGGCTGACGCGCCCCTTCTTCGGGTGGGTGTCCGACCACATCGGGCGCGAGAACACCATGTTCATCGCCTTCGCCATCGAGGCGGTGGGCATCGTCGCACTCAGCCTCTACGGCCGCGACCCGGTGGCCTTCGTGCTGCTGACCGGTCTGGTCTTCTTCGCCTGGGGCGAGATCTACAGCCTGTTCCCGGCCTGCTGTGCCGACACCTTCGGGTCGAAGTTCGCCGCCAGCAACGCCGGCCTGCTCTACACCGCCAAGGGCACGGCGGCGCTGCTGATCCCCTTCGCCAACATCATCGCCGACGCGACGGGAAGCTGGCACGCCGTCTTCCTACTGGCCGCCGCGGTCAACGCGCTGGCCGCCGTGCTGGCGCTGTTCGTCCTGCGCCCGATGCGGAATCGCATGGCCGCCGAATCGCTGGACGCGCGCAGCGGCCGGAGCGTGACGGCAACGCCCTGA
- the glxR gene encoding 2-hydroxy-3-oxopropionate reductase — MNVGFIGLGIMGRPMAGHLADAGHTLFVYDINPAPEDLLAKGATACGSSREVAQKADIVFTMVPDTPHVQAALFGPNGVAEGLSAGKIVVDMSSISPIETKAFAQRINELGCDYLDAPVSGGEVGAKAASLTIMVGGPDKAFETVKPLFEKMGKNITLVGGNGDGQTTKVANQIVVALTIEAVGEALLFASKAGADPAKVRQALMGGFASSRILEVHGERMVKRTFDPGFRIELHQKDLNLALSGARALGVSLPNTATCQELFNACAAQGGKAWDHSGMVRALELLANHEIGQNHRVTEPAE; from the coding sequence ATGAACGTTGGATTCATCGGTCTCGGCATCATGGGCCGCCCCATGGCCGGTCATCTGGCCGACGCCGGCCACACCCTGTTCGTCTACGACATCAACCCGGCTCCGGAAGACCTGCTCGCCAAGGGCGCCACGGCCTGCGGTTCCAGCCGCGAGGTGGCGCAGAAGGCCGACATCGTCTTCACGATGGTCCCCGACACCCCCCATGTGCAGGCCGCCCTGTTCGGCCCGAACGGCGTCGCCGAGGGGCTGTCCGCCGGCAAGATCGTCGTCGACATGTCCTCGATCTCCCCGATCGAGACCAAGGCCTTCGCCCAGCGCATCAACGAACTGGGCTGCGACTACCTCGACGCCCCGGTGTCCGGCGGCGAGGTCGGCGCCAAGGCCGCCTCGCTGACCATCATGGTCGGCGGTCCGGACAAGGCCTTCGAGACGGTGAAGCCGCTGTTCGAGAAGATGGGCAAGAACATCACGCTGGTCGGCGGCAACGGCGACGGCCAGACGACGAAGGTCGCCAATCAGATCGTCGTCGCCCTGACCATCGAGGCGGTGGGCGAGGCCCTGCTGTTCGCGTCCAAGGCCGGCGCCGACCCGGCGAAGGTCCGTCAGGCCCTGATGGGCGGCTTCGCCTCCTCGCGCATTCTGGAGGTGCACGGCGAGCGCATGGTGAAGCGCACCTTCGATCCGGGCTTCCGAATCGAGCTGCACCAGAAGGACCTGAACCTCGCCCTGTCCGGCGCCCGCGCGCTCGGTGTGTCGCTGCCCAACACGGCGACCTGCCAGGAGCTGTTCAACGCCTGCGCCGCCCAGGGCGGCAAGGCGTGGGACCACTCCGGCATGGTCCGCGCGCTGGAGCTGCTCGCCAACCACGAGATCGGCCAGAACCACCGCGTGACCGAACCCGCGGAGTGA
- a CDS encoding GntR family transcriptional regulator, which yields MNPPPINVQPLDTGTTFRSQAYHALKQAISQMDIYDHNDEIRLEERQLSELLGVSRTPIREALTLLEQEGFIRLQPRRGIFVIRKTKAEIVEMIQVWAALESMAGRMVATQATDEDIRTLWDLFRNFEMRNPKEHVNEYSDANIAFHKSIIRLSGSKLIQEMTDNLFIHIRAIRKLTIGQDNRAERSINDHKEIIKALERRDVDQAEHLIRDHTLGLAAHVEKHCDFLE from the coding sequence ATGAACCCTCCGCCGATCAACGTCCAGCCGCTCGACACCGGAACGACCTTCCGCAGCCAAGCGTACCATGCGTTGAAGCAAGCCATCTCGCAAATGGACATCTACGACCATAACGACGAGATCCGGCTTGAGGAGCGGCAGCTCAGCGAGTTGCTGGGCGTCAGCCGGACGCCGATCCGCGAGGCGCTGACCCTGCTGGAGCAGGAGGGGTTCATCCGCCTCCAGCCGCGCCGGGGCATCTTCGTCATCCGTAAGACCAAGGCCGAGATCGTCGAGATGATCCAGGTCTGGGCGGCGCTGGAGAGCATGGCCGGTCGGATGGTCGCGACGCAGGCCACTGACGAGGACATCCGCACCCTGTGGGACCTGTTCCGCAACTTCGAGATGCGGAACCCCAAGGAGCATGTCAACGAATACTCCGACGCCAACATCGCCTTCCACAAGAGCATCATCCGGCTCAGCGGCTCCAAGCTGATCCAGGAGATGACCGACAACCTGTTCATCCACATCCGCGCGATCCGCAAGCTGACCATCGGTCAGGACAACCGGGCGGAGCGGTCGATCAACGACCACAAGGAAATCATCAAGGCGCTGGAACGCCGCGACGTCGATCAGGCCGAACACCTGATCCGCGACCACACGCTGGGTCTGGCGGCGCACGTCGAGAAGCATTGCGATTTCCTGGAGTGA
- the hyi gene encoding hydroxypyruvate isomerase, whose product MPKFAANLTMLYNELPFLDRFAAAAKDGFTGVEYLFPYAFEKDALVEQLAANRLTQVLHNLPAGDWDAGERGIAVLPDRVGEFQDGVGRAIEYATALGCKQINCLAGKAPAGVAADALERTFVDNLSFAAKALKQAGIRFLIEPINTRDIPGFYLTNTTQAERILEAVGSDNLFIQYDVYHMQIMEGDLVPTIQRLLPKIAHVQIADNPGRNEPGTGEINYPFVFAALDRIGYDGWVGCEYKPAKGTSEGLGWMRAATPGETVAA is encoded by the coding sequence ATGCCCAAGTTCGCCGCCAACCTGACGATGCTCTACAACGAACTGCCCTTCCTCGACCGCTTCGCCGCGGCGGCGAAGGACGGCTTCACCGGCGTCGAGTATCTGTTCCCCTACGCCTTCGAGAAGGACGCGCTGGTCGAGCAGCTGGCCGCCAACCGGCTGACCCAGGTCCTGCACAACCTGCCGGCGGGCGACTGGGACGCGGGCGAGCGCGGCATCGCCGTCCTGCCGGACCGTGTGGGCGAGTTCCAGGACGGGGTGGGCCGCGCCATCGAATACGCCACGGCGCTGGGCTGCAAGCAGATCAACTGCCTCGCCGGCAAGGCCCCGGCGGGTGTGGCGGCGGATGCGCTGGAGCGCACCTTCGTCGACAACCTGTCCTTCGCCGCCAAGGCGCTGAAGCAGGCCGGCATCCGTTTCCTGATCGAGCCGATCAACACCCGCGACATTCCGGGCTTCTACCTGACCAACACCACGCAGGCGGAACGGATTCTCGAGGCCGTCGGCTCCGACAACCTCTTCATCCAGTACGACGTCTATCACATGCAGATCATGGAGGGCGACCTCGTCCCGACCATCCAGCGCCTGCTGCCGAAGATCGCGCATGTCCAGATCGCCGACAACCCTGGCCGCAACGAGCCGGGCACCGGCGAGATCAACTACCCCTTCGTCTTCGCGGCGCTCGACCGGATCGGCTACGACGGCTGGGTCGGCTGCGAGTACAAGCCGGCCAAGGGGACCAGCGAAGGGCTGGGCTGGATGCGCGCCGCCACCCCCGGCGAGACCGTAGCCGCCTGA